One Pyxicephalus adspersus chromosome 3, UCB_Pads_2.0, whole genome shotgun sequence genomic window carries:
- the FAAP100 gene encoding Fanconi anemia core complex-associated protein 100 gives MPVVESLAQLRCSGNKGCLVTWGSDLYVCGGNEFLNVFCLEKKLITTVYLFPSTISHMELDSGSRQLYVLCAKSGIYLLEWDEMGRLLQEPNSTTQKENMTIHHIGPSFCCLQDPCISSFVLAGDVLVLAVQQPNEWKVNVFLRKSLRYEDPTPVPSRKVTLAAKVAMPDTRLQPILCCVSLWKENKVNGIPSNFLLEAQLFTRLFGVDVAMFDSPIILCGFPDGRVAYFPIKGSDSCYENQSSLKLLYHLEQPVVSIGATKTGSHDDRTEQPIRGSGKVPCDCVLLIGQKGSLMSVTSRGEREGADCEYRKYPVQASVCCTLYLTAGVVYSNHSDLFSISIPSTKDETTASATRSSVVSSVRYKVPMIVAVVENNHAPDGTDLVLLSSRGRLMLCKLNTKESGNQRIRLESDNTGQKIKELLSGIGSMSGRVSRLKCAISEKSRSLQKLNQVMSLSRQLLSGHWTSGPFQCDVTPSWTKMLQTDCIIVSCKLENKTDCVLERGWTLCVLISSDTSYSFPLQSLKPKEKTELTFPLPAHTYRSLDFPIKIIFTLFYNLKELVADSGLSADTSLAQQGVTIPLQDHSVDLLQCLRFGHQTSHPVLPPIIPEDIAQVFVKASSEHHNVHSAAFNNQGIISSSAIKAKVRISAFLLAQALQSKKSGNPLCSAVLYWLLSTDMVKGQGLTEVKGVTPDGKEFSLQVEEVTVSDLTAEGSIPGIEIQILSSHIHVVASLHLAVISRLQMLLQQHKNVCQTAGLDLGKVQQQFSAQEPLLKELKMIKERLNVDEDIVSSTATERLLHIYRELRDPGLFFI, from the exons ATGCCTGTTGTCGAGTCGTTGGCACAGCTCCGGTGCTCGGGCAATAAGGGCTGCTTGGTCACATGGGGTAGTGATCTCTACGTGTGCGGTGGCAATGAATTCCTGAATGTTTTCTGCCTGGAGAAGAAGCTGATAACg actgtatatttatttccctcCACAATATCCCATATGGAACTTGACTCTGGCAGCCGTCAGCTGTACGTACTGTGTGCAAAAAGCGGAATCTACCTCCTGGAATGGGATGAGATGGGGAG gttGTTGCAGGAACCAAATTCCACAACGCAGAAAGAAAACATGACTATACACCATATTGGGCCCAGTTTTTGCTGCTTGCAGGATCCCTGTATCTCCTCGTTTGTGTTAGCTGGTGATGTTCTTGTCCTTGCAGTACAGCAGCCAAATGAATGGAAAGTCAATGTTTTCCTCAGGAAATCTCTCCGATATGAAGACCCGACCCCAGTGCCATCCAGAAAGGTGACATTAGCTGCCAAGGTGGCAATGCCTGATACTCGTCTGCAGCCCATCCTGTGTTGTGTTTCtttatggaaagaaaataaagtgaacgGGATTCCATCTAACTTTCTTCTGGAAGCACAGTTGTTCACTCGTTTATTTGGAGTTGATGTGGCTATGTTTGATTCCCCCATTATCCTTTGCGGTTTCCCTGATGGTCGAGTGGCGTATTTTCCAATAAAGGGTTCTGATTCTTGCTATGAAAATCAGAGCTCATTAAAACTTTTGTACCACTTGGAGCAACCGGTGGTTTCCATCGGGGCAACAAAGACAGGATCACATGATGACCGAACTGAGCAACCAATCAGGGGTTCTGGGAAAGTTCCTTGTGACTGTGTTCTGCTGATAGGACAGAAGGGCTCCTTGATGTCTGTGACATCTAGAGGTGAAAGGGAAGGTGCAGATTGTGAATATAGAAAATATCCGGTGCAAGCTTcagtgtgctgtacattatatttgACAGCTGGTGTTGTGTACAGCAACCACTCCGACTTGTTCTCCATATCCATTCCAAGTACTAAAGATGAAACAACTGCCTCTGCAACGAGGAGTTCTGTTGTGTCATCTGTCCGATATAAAGTTCCTATGATTGTAGCTGTAGTGGAGAATAATCACGCTCCTGATG GTACAGATCTGGTCCTCCTGTCCAGCAGAGGACGCCTCATGCTATGCAAGTTAAATACGAAAGAAAGCGGAAATCAGAGGATTAGACTAGAAAGTGACAACACTGGACAGAAGATTAAGGAGCTGCTTTCTGGGATTGGCTCGATGTCTGGCAG AGTATCTCGACTTAAGTGTGCAATCAGTGAGAAGAGCAGATCTTTACAGAAGCTCAACCAGGTAATGTCACTAAGCCGTCAGCTTCTTTCCGGCCACTGGACGAGCGGTCCCTTTCAGTGTGATGTGACGCCATCATGGACTAAAATGCTGCAGACAGACTGTATTATTGTGTCCTGCAAGCTGGAGAACAAGACTGACTGTGTCCTAGAGAGAGGATGGACTCTGTGCGTCCTCATCAGCTCTGACACCTCTTACTCTTTTCCTCTTCAATCACTAAAACCCAAGGAGAAGACAGAGCTGACATTCCCTTTACCAGCACACACCTATCGCAGTCTGGATTttcctataaaaataattttcacattattttataaCTTAAAGGAACTTGTCGCAGACTCTGGTCTTTCTGCAGATACTTCCCTGGCCCAGCAAGGTGTCACAATACCTCTACAGGATCACAGTGTGGATTTGCTGCAGTGTCTGCGATTTGGTCACCAAACAAGCCATCCTGTTCTGCCTCCTATTATCCCAGAGGATATAGCCCAAGTCTTTGTCAAGGCATCTTCTGAACATCACAACGTGCATTCCGCAGCTTTTAATAACCAAGGCATTATCAGTTCATCGGCAATAAAAGCAAAGGTTCGCATATCTGCTTTTTTGCTGGCCCAGGCCTTGCAGAGTAAAAAATCTG GGAATCCCCTGTGTTCTGCTGTActgtattggctgctgtccaCAGACATGGTGAAGGGACAGGGCCTGACGGAGGTGAAAGGCGTAACTCCAGATGGAAAGGAATTCAGCTTACAGGTTGAAGAG GTAACCGTGTCAGACCTGACTGCAGAAGGAAGCATCCCAGGCATTGAAATACAGATACTCAGCTCCCATATACATGTTGTAGCTTCACTACATTTGGCAGTGATCAGTCGTTTACAG aTGTTACTTCAGCAACACAAAAATGTCTGTCAAACAGCTGGTCTAGATTTGGGGAAGGTCCAGCAGCAGTTTAGTGCTCAGGAG CCATTACTGAAAGAACTGAAGATGATAAAGGAGCGTCTGAATGTAGATGAAGATATTGTTTCCAGTACTGCCACTGAGAGACTCCTCCATATCTACAGAGAGCTACGGGACCCTGGCCTGTTCTTCATATGA